Proteins encoded within one genomic window of Bombina bombina isolate aBomBom1 chromosome 1, aBomBom1.pri, whole genome shotgun sequence:
- the LOC128642534 gene encoding leucine-rich repeat and transmembrane domain-containing protein 1-like, translated as MTVFGAKELDLSSNGIFTLKESLGNSTKNLTFHGVKHNQLQWVDRSVLESFTNLKVFLVKANPWQCSCNIMGLKLWLENFLYKGGILDELICKSPDNRKGRDLLKIPFEIYKSCPPMTAPYVMANIHHHNIEHRSNGKHGLHGDYGDGGTHSECEPKPKPRPANLRHAIATVVITGVVCGIVCLMMLAAAIYGCAYAAIMAKYHRELKEVEHLAPVNEHGSPEEKEPLDNFLA; from the exons ATGACAGTT tttggcgccaaagaACTGGATCTTTCTTCAAATGGAATCTTTACATTGAAAGAATCCCTGGGTAACAGCACAAAAAACTTGACCTTCCATGGAGTGAAACATAACCAGCTCCAATGGGTTGACAGATCTGTATTGGAGTCATTCACAAATTTGAAAGTTTTTCTTGTGAAAGCCAATCCCTGGCAATGCAGCTGCAACATAATGGGGCTCAAACTTTGGCTTGAGAACTTTCTATATAAAGGAGGAATACTTGATGAGCTAATCTGCAAAAGCCCAGATAACCGAAAAGGAAGAGATCTCCTTAAAATTCCTTTTGAGATATATAAGAGTTGTCCACCTATGACAGCCCCCTATGTGATGGCTAACATTCACCATCATAACATAGAGCACAGGAGTAATGGGAAACACGGTCTCCATGGAGATTACGGAGATGGTGGAACCCATTCAGAATGTGAACCGAAACCAAAACCTCGTCCAGCCAATTTGCGACATGCCATAGCCACCGTAGTAATAACTGGGGTTGTTTGTGGAATTGTGTGTCTAATGATGTTGGCAGCTGCTATTTATGGTTGTGCGTATGCTGCAATTATGGCTAAATACCACAGGGAACTCAAGGAAGTGGAACACTTGGCTCCAGTAAATGAACATGGGAGTCCGGAGGAAAAAGAACCGCTTGATAATTTTTTGGCTTGA